Proteins encoded within one genomic window of Chloroflexota bacterium:
- a CDS encoding MmcQ/YjbR family DNA-binding protein: protein MTPGTGFGSNPGLRVGGRIFAMLVRDRLVVKLPKERVDELVDSGAAIRFDAGKARPMREWAMAIQPVNDLDWDRLATEAHSYVAGR, encoded by the coding sequence GTGACCCCCGGAACAGGCTTCGGCTCGAATCCCGGTCTCCGCGTCGGCGGTCGGATCTTCGCCATGCTCGTCCGCGATCGGCTCGTCGTGAAGCTGCCGAAGGAGCGCGTCGACGAGCTCGTCGACTCCGGCGCGGCGATCCGGTTCGATGCCGGCAAGGCCCGCCCGATGCGCGAATGGGCGATGGCGATCCAGCCCGTCAACGACCTCGACTGGGATCGCCTGGCGACCGAGGCGCACTCGTACGTCGCGGGGCGATAG
- a CDS encoding CPBP family intramembrane metalloprotease, with the protein MRRRSATSRSATSRRVAAGGVGRPDGPGLPILAVGLGAAVAAFSATFRGPRERFWQRMTLTGLALGGFSLVASAPSRRFRLRLWHLPVGLASAWVLYLTFGVGDRFARRFVPGGERQIRDIYALRTLRPRAEIATRLATIVGPAEELFWRGFVQSALMRRYGRWRGAALATAAYGGVHVVTGNFTLMGAAGVAGAHWAVLYAAGVPLGALVVSHCSWDIWIFLIQPTGEIEAVGPDAGRRFAGAGWAR; encoded by the coding sequence GTGAGGCGGCGATCGGCGACGTCGCGATCGGCGACCTCGCGGCGGGTCGCTGCCGGCGGGGTCGGGCGACCCGACGGGCCGGGCCTGCCGATCCTCGCCGTCGGCCTCGGTGCGGCCGTCGCCGCGTTCAGCGCGACGTTCCGCGGCCCGCGCGAGCGGTTCTGGCAGCGGATGACGCTGACCGGCCTGGCGCTCGGCGGCTTCTCGCTCGTCGCCTCGGCGCCGTCCCGCCGCTTCCGGCTGCGCCTCTGGCACCTCCCGGTCGGCCTCGCGTCCGCCTGGGTCCTCTACCTGACGTTCGGCGTCGGGGACCGCTTCGCCCGCCGCTTCGTGCCGGGCGGCGAGCGCCAGATCCGCGACATCTATGCCCTCCGGACACTGCGCCCACGGGCCGAGATCGCGACCCGCCTCGCGACGATCGTCGGACCGGCTGAGGAGCTCTTCTGGCGGGGCTTCGTCCAGTCGGCGCTCATGCGACGCTACGGGCGCTGGCGCGGCGCCGCTCTCGCCACGGCCGCCTACGGCGGGGTCCACGTGGTGACCGGCAACTTCACGCTCATGGGCGCGGCTGGCGTGGCCGGTGCCCACTGGGCGGTGCTGTACGCCGCGGGCGTCCCCCTCGGCGCGCTCGTTGTGAGCCACTGCAGCTGGGACATCTGGATCTTCCTCATCCAGCCCACCGGCGAGATCGAGGCGGTCGGGCCGGACGCCGGACGGCGGTTCGCAGGTGCAGGGTGGGCACGATGA
- a CDS encoding LLM class flavin-dependent oxidoreductase: protein MRTLARPIGLGLAARGDVDDVVAWARRARDAGLDSVWIHDSYYERDAVSFGSAIAAAIGNDGDGGFVEGEAGFRVALGAVNPNTRHPVVLAMTGSALDEMLPGRIVMGLGTGLPLRLKQMGIPYEPDAALARVSTTIDELRALWAGERLPSATPGLPPIQPMFPPTHRIPIVVAAYRKEFVALAGQKADGYLARPAESIPSLRGILERLRAAATDAGRDPASLETAGYLLSLVDATRREALNRAKREPFVIYMMSILSDVSLARAGFDRELRDRVAAAWRVEDYTTAGNLIPDELLDAFMLCGTREEIADRAMAFHRDAGLGLPLLQPVVQEERQVEELVAAATLYAELPAAATEEPVGDAPAVVDGTRSGLRGLDDDRRLGLGGLLRRRGGGVWEILRPFAYTASVIPVLAGGALAAVDGRFTIGPFIAALVGGVLLHSGTNVVNEIYDVRRGIDSITSPRASHALVKGRITERTAFVVAAAAFALAVAVGVYLITLRGPAIVGLGLLGLAGGFFYTAPPFEYKYRALGVPLVFFLMGPLMVEGTYFAVSGDWSVEALIASIPVGLLVAAILDGNEWRDIGEDTRAGIRTLSGDIGREYAHYVYVALVLGAYMALGLAVAARLLPPATLLAILSLPFLAQVIRSAELGATGQMRAIAMIDLQTARLHMVFGALLVAGILVSGVGRG, encoded by the coding sequence ATGCGTACCCTCGCCAGGCCGATCGGCCTCGGCCTCGCCGCCCGAGGCGACGTCGACGATGTCGTCGCCTGGGCCCGACGCGCCCGCGACGCCGGCCTCGATTCGGTCTGGATCCACGACAGCTACTACGAACGCGATGCGGTGAGCTTCGGCTCGGCGATCGCGGCGGCGATCGGAAACGACGGGGACGGCGGGTTCGTGGAGGGCGAGGCGGGTTTCCGCGTCGCGCTCGGGGCGGTGAACCCGAACACCCGCCATCCCGTCGTCCTTGCCATGACCGGCTCCGCGCTCGATGAGATGCTTCCCGGGCGGATCGTGATGGGCCTCGGGACCGGGCTCCCGCTCCGACTGAAGCAGATGGGCATCCCGTACGAGCCGGACGCCGCGCTTGCCCGCGTCTCGACGACGATCGACGAGCTCCGCGCGCTGTGGGCCGGCGAGCGGCTGCCGTCGGCGACCCCCGGCCTGCCGCCGATCCAGCCGATGTTCCCGCCGACCCACAGGATCCCGATCGTCGTCGCGGCCTACCGCAAGGAGTTCGTCGCGCTCGCGGGGCAGAAGGCGGACGGCTATCTCGCCCGCCCGGCGGAATCGATCCCCAGCCTGCGCGGCATCCTCGAGCGGCTGCGGGCCGCCGCCACGGACGCTGGTCGGGATCCGGCCTCCCTCGAGACCGCCGGCTACCTCCTTTCCCTGGTCGATGCGACCCGTCGGGAGGCGCTCAATCGGGCGAAGCGCGAGCCGTTCGTCATCTACATGATGTCGATCCTCTCGGACGTCTCGCTCGCCCGGGCGGGCTTCGATCGGGAGCTTCGCGACCGCGTCGCCGCGGCATGGCGGGTGGAGGACTACACGACCGCCGGCAACCTCATCCCGGACGAGCTCCTCGACGCGTTCATGCTGTGCGGCACACGCGAGGAGATCGCCGATCGGGCGATGGCCTTCCATCGCGACGCGGGTCTCGGGCTGCCGCTCCTCCAGCCGGTGGTCCAGGAGGAGCGTCAGGTCGAGGAGCTCGTCGCGGCCGCGACCCTCTACGCGGAGCTGCCGGCGGCCGCGACGGAGGAACCCGTGGGCGATGCTCCCGCGGTCGTCGATGGGACCCGCTCGGGCCTTCGAGGCCTCGACGACGACCGGCGCCTCGGTCTCGGCGGCCTCCTCCGCCGGCGAGGCGGCGGGGTCTGGGAGATCCTCCGGCCATTCGCCTACACCGCGTCCGTCATCCCGGTCCTCGCCGGCGGCGCGCTCGCGGCGGTCGATGGCCGGTTCACCATCGGACCGTTCATCGCAGCCCTCGTCGGCGGCGTCCTCCTCCACTCCGGCACGAACGTCGTCAACGAGATCTACGACGTCCGCCGCGGCATTGACTCGATCACCTCGCCGCGGGCGAGTCACGCTCTCGTCAAGGGCCGGATCACCGAGCGCACGGCGTTCGTCGTCGCGGCGGCGGCATTCGCCCTCGCCGTGGCCGTCGGCGTCTACCTCATCACGCTCCGTGGCCCGGCGATCGTCGGGCTCGGGCTGCTCGGGCTCGCCGGCGGGTTCTTCTACACGGCACCGCCGTTCGAGTACAAGTACCGCGCCCTCGGCGTACCGCTCGTCTTTTTCCTCATGGGGCCGCTCATGGTGGAGGGTACGTACTTCGCGGTCTCCGGCGACTGGTCGGTGGAGGCGCTCATCGCCTCGATCCCGGTCGGCCTCCTCGTTGCGGCGATCCTCGACGGCAACGAGTGGCGCGACATCGGTGAGGACACGCGGGCCGGTATCCGGACGCTGTCCGGTGACATCGGCCGCGAGTACGCCCACTACGTCTACGTGGCCCTCGTCCTCGGCGCGTACATGGCGCTCGGCCTCGCGGTCGCGGCGCGACTGCTCCCGCCGGCCACGCTGCTCGCGATCCTCTCGCTCCCGTTCCTCGCCCAGGTCATCCGCTCGGCCGAGCTCGGTGCGACGGGTCAGATGCGGGCGATCGCGATGATCGATCTCCAGACCGCGCGCCTCCACATGGTGTTCGGCGCCCTCCTCGTCGCCGGCATCCTCGTGTCCGGGGTCGGCCGCGGGTGA
- a CDS encoding GNAT family N-acetyltransferase has protein sequence MTDPGVLEVRPATPADAERIATLFTDEGYPVGPTDVVARLTRFAEPGSAVFVAASGDELLGFVALHLVPRFETDDPFARVVALVVDAGVRGRGVAHRLMAEAERVARDGGAAFIEVTSGHHRPEARRLYEALGYDAAVAAYLRKRL, from the coding sequence ATGACCGATCCGGGGGTCCTCGAGGTCCGCCCCGCGACACCCGCCGACGCCGAGCGGATCGCCACCCTCTTCACGGACGAGGGATATCCCGTCGGCCCGACGGACGTCGTCGCCCGTCTCACCCGATTCGCCGAACCCGGCTCTGCCGTCTTCGTCGCCGCCAGCGGCGACGAACTCCTCGGGTTCGTCGCCCTCCATCTCGTGCCCCGGTTCGAGACGGACGACCCGTTCGCCCGGGTGGTCGCGCTGGTCGTCGATGCCGGCGTCCGCGGGCGGGGAGTCGCTCACCGCCTGATGGCGGAGGCGGAGCGTGTCGCGCGAGACGGCGGCGCGGCGTTCATCGAGGTCACCTCCGGGCACCATCGGCCCGAGGCGCGACGGCTGTACGAGGCCCTCGGCTATGACGCAGCCGTCGCCGCGTACCTCCGCAAGCGCCTGTGA
- a CDS encoding ABC transporter ATP-binding protein — protein MEATTVIRAVEVHKTYGAVHAVDGVSFHVARGEVFGLLGPNGAGKTTTVEMLEGLRRPDSGSLEVLGIDVARQPDALKQRIGVTLQTAELYPKLTVVEVLDLFRSFYRRTIPTDRLIDSLGLGERRLAQTRQLSGGQRQRLAVALALVNDPEVVFLDEPTSGLDPAARRSLWDLIRGLKAEGKTILLTTHYLEEAEILCDRLAIMDHGRIIALGTVDELVESRSSERTIRFDRIETLAESDLAALTGVDQVANDDGVTLLYTRDVPGTIGGLLAATNALGVEPENLGIRRPSLEDVFLDLTGRALRD, from the coding sequence ATCGAGGCGACGACGGTCATCCGCGCCGTCGAGGTCCACAAGACCTACGGCGCCGTCCACGCCGTCGACGGGGTCTCGTTCCATGTCGCCCGTGGCGAGGTCTTCGGCCTCCTCGGACCGAACGGGGCGGGGAAGACGACGACGGTCGAGATGCTCGAGGGCCTCCGCCGGCCCGACTCCGGCAGCCTCGAGGTCCTCGGCATCGACGTGGCCCGCCAGCCGGACGCGCTGAAGCAGCGGATCGGCGTGACGCTCCAGACCGCCGAGCTCTACCCGAAGCTCACCGTCGTCGAGGTGCTCGACCTGTTCCGCAGCTTCTACCGGCGGACCATCCCGACGGACCGGCTCATCGATTCGCTCGGGCTCGGCGAGCGCCGGCTCGCCCAGACACGCCAGCTGTCGGGCGGCCAGCGGCAGCGACTGGCGGTCGCGCTCGCCCTCGTCAACGATCCGGAGGTCGTCTTCCTCGACGAACCCACAAGCGGCCTCGACCCGGCGGCGCGGCGATCGCTGTGGGACCTCATCCGCGGCCTCAAGGCGGAGGGCAAGACCATCCTCCTCACGACCCACTACCTCGAGGAGGCGGAGATCCTCTGCGACCGCCTCGCGATCATGGATCACGGCCGGATCATCGCCCTCGGCACGGTCGATGAGCTCGTCGAGAGCCGTTCGTCGGAACGGACGATCCGTTTCGACCGGATCGAGACACTGGCCGAATCCGACCTCGCCGCCCTGACCGGCGTCGACCAGGTCGCCAACGATGACGGGGTCACGCTGCTCTACACGCGGGATGTCCCGGGCACCATCGGCGGGCTGCTCGCGGCGACGAACGCGCTCGGCGTGGAGCCGGAAAACCTCGGCATCCGGCGACCGTCGCTCGAGGACGTCTTCCTCGACCTCACCGGCCGCGCACTGCGGGACTGA
- a CDS encoding ABC transporter permease: MTALLTLTLANIRSFLRDRAALFWTLAFPLIFVILFGLIFQGGNSTLKLGWVDLDGSAASAGLHDAFASVKGIALTVESHDAALEQMRSGKVSAVLEVPRGYGARVASAGGGASAAAGAPATITVYTDPSQASTTGLVEQVVGGVLGVVNLGGRPPIVEPVVRSVQTQDLNGISYLVPSILGMALMQLGVFAAIPLVADREKKILKRLSATPLRRWQLVGSNVLMRLLIAIVQTLIIVGVGSQVFGLQIAGNLAVLGGLVILGALAFISLGYVIASFAPSEDAANGMTSIVQFPLMFLSGTFFVIDQMPGPLQLVARFLPLTYLSDALRQVMVNGAAFSPLWVCVAVLVGWTAVCFGISARFFRWQ; encoded by the coding sequence ATGACCGCCCTGCTCACGCTCACCCTCGCGAACATCCGGAGCTTCCTGCGGGATCGGGCGGCGCTCTTCTGGACCCTCGCCTTCCCGCTCATCTTCGTCATCCTCTTCGGCCTCATCTTCCAGGGCGGGAACAGCACCCTCAAGCTCGGCTGGGTCGATCTCGACGGATCGGCGGCCTCGGCCGGGCTCCACGACGCGTTCGCCTCGGTCAAGGGGATCGCGCTCACCGTCGAGTCGCACGATGCAGCGCTCGAGCAGATGCGGAGCGGCAAGGTGAGCGCCGTCCTCGAGGTGCCCAGGGGCTACGGTGCTCGGGTGGCATCGGCCGGTGGCGGCGCCTCGGCTGCGGCCGGAGCTCCGGCGACGATCACCGTCTACACGGACCCGAGCCAGGCGTCGACGACCGGGCTCGTCGAGCAGGTGGTCGGTGGCGTCCTTGGGGTGGTCAACCTCGGCGGTCGCCCGCCGATCGTCGAACCCGTCGTGAGGAGCGTCCAGACCCAGGATCTCAACGGGATCAGCTACCTCGTCCCGAGCATCCTCGGGATGGCGCTCATGCAGCTCGGCGTCTTCGCGGCGATCCCGCTGGTGGCCGATCGGGAGAAGAAGATCCTCAAACGGCTCAGCGCGACGCCGCTCCGCCGCTGGCAGCTCGTGGGCAGCAACGTCCTCATGCGCCTCCTCATCGCGATCGTCCAGACGCTCATCATCGTCGGCGTCGGCTCGCAGGTGTTCGGCCTCCAGATCGCCGGGAATCTCGCCGTCCTCGGCGGCCTCGTCATCCTCGGCGCACTCGCCTTCATCTCGCTCGGCTACGTCATCGCCTCGTTCGCGCCGTCCGAGGACGCGGCGAACGGGATGACGAGCATCGTCCAGTTCCCGCTGATGTTCCTGTCCGGCACCTTCTTCGTCATCGACCAGATGCCCGGGCCACTCCAGCTCGTCGCCCGATTCCTGCCGCTCACGTATCTGTCCGACGCGCTCCGTCAGGTGATGGTGAACGGCGCCGCGTTCTCGCCG